From Halomarina ordinaria:
GCGACCCCCGAAACGGTTGCGACTCGACGGCTCGGCGTGTCGTGCGAACACGGGACGGACCCTCGGGACGGGCCATGAATATCTATATAGACGCTCGAATGGAGGGCTATTTCATACTAATGTATGCTGAAACATAATGGTTACTCGGCGTTTGTGAGGGCTAATAACATGCACCTTGTCACAGATTGTACCGGGTCGTGAGCGTCCGAGCGGCCCACCCACACTGTGTGACATGGTTGCATTTCTCACAACCTATCAACATTAGAGAATGTTTTTTATACCTCGGGGACGTTCTACTGAGTACGGCCGGGAGACGATGCGGTTGCACCGCCCCCGGCACGGAGTTCACCGCATGTCACGACACCCTATCCGCTCCGACCTGCTGTACGGTTCCCGAACGCCGACCGACGCCAGGTCGGTCCTCACGATGTTCGCCATGCTGGCGCTCGTCCCGCTCGCGCTCTGGGCGGCCGAGAACCTCGCCCTCGCGGCGGCGGCGCTCGCCGCCGTCCTCGCCCTCCGGCTCCTCGTCGGACGGGTCGCCCGTCGTCGGCGCGGCGAGGAGACGACGCTCCGCGTCCCCGGCGTCGACGCGCAGTTCCAGGTGCGCGTCCAGGGCCGTCCGAACCGCTGACGCGCTCGACGTACTACCACACGGGGTCGTGACGCCGTCTCTTTCGAACGTCGTTCTCACGTCGACGAGACGACTCACCCGCGAGTGCGAACGTTTACGCGCGACGGACGGAACGGGCCGGTATGGCAGACGAGATTTCGCTCGACGGGCGGACGCTCGCCGGGGTCGCCAACGACGCCACGGGTGAGGTGGGCCGCGACACCACCTTCGAGTTCGAACAGGTGGACGACCGGATACACGCGCGCTACGCCGGCGGGTCGGTCGTGACGGGCCACCTGGTCGGCACGTTCGACGGACGACGGTGGGACGTCCGCTACGCACAGTTGCACGAGGACGGCGAGACGGCGACCGGACACTCCGTGGGGGTCGTCTCCGTCCTCGACGACGGCCGCGTCCGCGTCGAGGACGAGTGGGAGTGGGAGTCGAAGCCCGGCACGGGAGCGTCCGTCCTCGAAGAGGTCGACTAGCCCCGGGCGGAATCCACGGAGCCGTGCCGTATATGAGCCCCCCACGAGTGAGTCGGAGACGGAGCAAATGGCTGGACCGAACTGTGGTTCTATGGGGGGAGTAGCCGTCGTGCTGACGCCGCTGCAGGCGGAGTTCAACGGCTCGAACGACTCGGGCGAGGGGAACGTCAGTCTCACGCCCGACCGGGTCGGCCCCGTCGGGGAGACGCTCCGCGACGTCGGCGTCCCGTACGCGGAGGTGTTCGGGGGGCTCATCACGCTCGTCGGGGTGTTCCTCGCCCTCTACCTGCTGGGCCGGACGGTCGGCCTCCCGCTCGTCCGCCGCGCGCTCGCCGCGCGGGACGTCGAGGGCGACGCCCAGCGACCGCTCGTGCGCATCGCACGCATCGTCCTCGCGTTCGCGGCGCTCGCGGTGGGGTTCGCCGTCGGTGGCTACGGGAACCTCCTCTCGTCGTTCACGACCATCGGCGCCGCCGCGACGCTCGCCATCGGGTTCGCGCTGCGCGACCTCATCGCCAACTTCGTCGCGGGGGTGTTCATCTACGTCGACCGGCCGTTCCGCATCGGCCACTGGATAGAGTGGCCCTCGAGCGGCGACCTCCCCTCCCAGGGAATCGTCACCGACATCTCGCTCCGCGTCACGCGCATCCAGACGTTCGACAACGAGATCATCACCGTCCCGAACGCGAAACTCACGGAGAACGAGATTCTGAACCCGACGGCGCGGGACAGACTCCGTATCAGTTTCACCTTCGGCATCGGCTACGAGGACGACATCCAGCGGGCGACCGACATCATCGTCGAGGAGGCGACCGCCCACCCGAAGGTGCTCGAACACCCGACCCCGACGGTGCAGTTGAGCGAGGACCCGCTGGCCGACTCCTACGTCGGCCTCGACTCGTGGTTCTGGATAGACACGCCGAACCGGCGGAAGTACCTCACCGTCCGGAGCGAGGTGGTCCGCGCCGTCAAGGAGCGCTTCGAGGAGGCCGGTATCGACATCCCCTACCCGCAGATAGACCTCTCGGGGCGCGTCGAGACCGGTCCGCCCCGTCGCCCCCTCGAACGGTCTCCCGACGGCGACTGAGTCAGACCAGTTCCGTGAGCGCCGCCAGCGTCTCGAACTCGTAGGTCGGGTCGGTCGAGAGGACCGCGTCGGCGCGGTGCGGACGCCGGAGGAACGCCGAGTCGATGCCGGCGTTGTGCGCCGCCTCGACGTCGCTCTCGCTGTCGCCGACGTAGAGGGCGTTCCGCGTCCCGAGGTCCACGAGCGCCCGGTCGATGAAGTGCGCGTCGGGTTTCTTCCGGCGGACGTCCTCGACGGTCGGCTGGCGACCGTAGTAGGTCTCGAAGTGGTCGTGGAGGCCGTAGTGCGAGAGGATGTATTCGACAGTGGCGTGCTGGTTCGAACTGACGATTCCCTTCGGGAGGTCGAGCGCGCGGACGGCGTCGACGTCGTCGTACAGCGGTTTCCGGCCGTCGCGTATCTCGCGGCGCTGGACGTCGGCGTAGTTCGTGTCGCGTCGGTACCAGAACGCCTCGGGGTCGATGCCGTGGCGCGCACACACCGCCTCCAGTCCGTCGACGGTCACGTGCGAGAGGACCGTGCGCAGGTCGTCGTCGCTCGGGTCCACGTCGAAACTGGCGAACGCGTCTGCGGCCGCCCCCCGGAGGACGGCCCAGTCGGTTATCTCCGTGAGGACGCCGTCGTTGTCGAACACTACTGCGTCGTACGACACGGTCGCCCCTCTCCGCGAGGCCGAATGAGTCTATCGGACGACGTTCTCCCCGAGCGACCGGGGGAAGTAGGTGAGTCGCTCGACGCCGTCCTCGGTGACGGCGACGGTGTCCGAGTGGCGGTAGCCGGCACGCTCGGTGTAGAGGCCGGGTTCGACCGCGTAGACGTGGCCCGGTTCGACGACGTGGTTGCCGGGGTCCTCGTCGGCGTCGCCCCACCCCCGGTCGAGGTAGGGGGGTTCGTGTGGCGCGAGGCCGAGGCCGTGGCCCGTGTGGTGGCGCGCGAGGTCGGTCACGCCCTGTTCGAGGAAGTAGTCCCAGACGGCCTGGTCCACGTCGGCGACGGGGACGCCCGGCGCGAGCGCGTCGACGGCGACACGCCCCGCCTCGCACATCACCTCGAAGTAGTGGACGTCCTCGTCGGTCGGGTCACCGACGAACATCGTCCGCTCCAGTTCCGCGCCGTAGCCGTCGACGTTCGCCGTCGCGCCCGTGACGACGACGCTCCCCTCGCGGAGCCGCCGGTTCGGCGTGTGGCCGTGCGGGAGCGCCGTCTCCCCGTCGCTCACGAGGCCGACGCTCACGGGGCCGTCGCCGCGAACGCGAGGGACGTAGCGCTCCCCGAGGGTGTCGAGCATGGCCCGCGAGGCGGCCGTCGAGGCGCGCTGGCCGACCGTCGCCGGGTGCGCGCCGGGCACGAGGGCGTCCGCGAGGCGTCGATGGCCGAGGTTGGCCCACCGCGCCGACTCGCGCAGCAGCGCCACCTCGGCGTCCGATTTCGACCACCGCATCCGCGACACCCAGTCCTGGACCGTCACCTCGACGTACGAGGAGAGCGGCGGCCCCGAGTAGCCCATTACGCCCGGAGCGCCGTCGGCGTCGGCGTACACCCGGTCGACGTCGAGGTGGCGGAGCATGGAGGCGACCGTCGCCATCGGCATCCCGCCGGGGTAGTCGAAGTAGTCGTGGACGGTGTCGATACGGGGGTTGTCCGTGACGCGCTCGACTTCGAGGCGCGGGACCGTCACCGCGACGCGGTCGGCGGTCACGGCGAGGGCGACGGGCCGTTCGGTCGCGACGTGGTGGAACCCGGTGAGGTAGGCGACGTTCGTCGCGTCGAACACGACGGCCGCGCCGCAGGCGGTGCGCGCGAGCCGGTCGCGGACCCGCTCCAGCCGGGCGTCGTACTCGCCGTCGGGGAGACGGGTCGTCATTGCTCTCGGGTCACGAGGCCAGCGCAAAAGGGTTGCGGGGCTCAGACGACGGTGTTACGCAGCGTGCCGACGCCCTCGTACGTTATCTCGACCTCGTCGCCCGGTTCGAGGAGGCCGGGGTTGGCGGGACTGCCGAAGGCGACCACGTCGCCCGGCTTGAAGGTGAACCGCTCGGAGAGGTAGGAGACGACCTCGCGCGGCGTGAAGAGCATCTGTGCCGTCGTCGCCGACTGGCGCTCCTCGCCCGCGACGAGCGTCCGCATCTCGATGTCCGCGGGGTCGAGGTCCGTCTCGATGTAGGGACCGAGGGGGCCGGAGCCGTCGAACGCCTTCCGGGCGGTGCGTCCCTGCTGGTCGAGCGCGTCGAGGTCGTTCATGATGGTGTACCCCCGGAGCGCGTCGTCGACCTCCTCGGGCGCGAGGTCGTGACACTCCCGGTCGACGACGGCGGCGAGTTCGCCGGCGTAGGTGAACTCCTCGGTGAAGGAGGGGTACTCGATGGGCGCGCCCGGTGCGAGGACGGAGACGGGCGGCTTGATGAAGAAGTCGGGTTCCTCGGGGCGGTCGTAGTCCATCTGGTCGAGCGTGGCGGCGTAGTTGCGCCCGACGCAGTAGAGCGCCGTCGGTTCGCAGGGCGCGAGCAGGTCGTACGCCTCCGGTTCGTAGCTGGCGTCGGCGGTGACGACGCCCGTCTCGGGGTCGACCTCGCCGGTGACGGTGCCGTCGTCGGTCGCGATGCGTGCGAGTTTCACGCGCGAGGGGTCGGCGGCCGAGACGTATGAGTGAACCGAACTGTCGGGATACGCATTTGACACGACGCGGCGTGTGAGGGGGTATGGACAGCCGCCACTACCACTTCGAGGGGGACGGACCGCGGATTCACGGCAACGCCTACGTGAGCCGCGAGGCGACGCTCGTCGGCGACGTCACCGTGGAGTCGAACGCGAACGTCTGGCCGGGGGCGGTCCTCCGCGGGGACGTCGGTCCCGTCCGCGTCGGCCGGGAGTCCCACGTCGGGGAGAACACCGCCATCCACGTCTCGACGGTCGGCGAGCGGTCGATGGTCGCCTCCGGTGCCGTCCTGAACGACGCCGACGTCGGCGACGGCGTCCTCGTCGGGTTCAACGCGACGGTCAACGACTGCGAGGTGGGCGAGGGGAGCATCGTCGCCGCGGGCGCGGTGGTCCTCGGGAGCACCGCCGTCCCGCCCGAGAGCTTCGTCTCCGGCGTCCCGGCGTCGACCCGGCCGCTCTCGGAGACGAACCTCGACGCGGCGGGCCTGTTCGAGGCGTACTCGACGGGCAAGTACGCGAACCTCGCCGCCCGCCACGAGGAACTGTTCGAGTAGTCAGGCCTCCCGCACGACGGCGGGCGAGTCGTTCGAGGGGTCGTTGACGAGCGTCGAGACGGGGTACGCGCGGAGGGCGTCGTCGTCGGGCGGTTCGACCGCCTCGACGCGCTCGCCGTCGAGCCACGCCGACTCGTCGGCCGGACGCAACAGCAGCGCCATCCGGTGGTGGTAGTCGGCGAGGAACGGCGTCGGCTCGCGGGTGACGATGGTGAACGTCTCGACGGGGTCGACCGACCGGTCCGGACCGCCCCCGCCGAACTCGTCGAGGCCCGTCTGTTTCTCCTCGGGGGTCCACGTCTCCCAGAGGCCGGCGAGGGCGAACGGTTCGTCGTCCCGGCGGGTGACGCGGTAGGGACGCTTTCCGTCCTCCGTCTCGACCCACTCGTAGAAGCCGTCGGCGAGGACGAGACACCGCCGGCGCTCGTAGGCCTCGCGGAACGCGGGCTTCTCCGACAGCGTCTCCGCGCGGGCATTGATGAGCCCCCCGGTGTCGTCGTCGGCCCACGCGGGAATCAGCCCCCAGCGCGACTCGCCGATGGTCCCCGGGGCGGCGTCCCGAATCACCGGGAGACGCTGGCCGGGCGCGGCGTTGTAGCGCGGGCGGTACTCGACGTCGAACGTCGCGTCGAAGCGCGATTCCAGGTCCTCGGGCGGGGTGAAGAGGCTGTATCGTCCGCACATAGTCGTAGCACGGTCCCCGCGGCTATGACCCTGCGGGTCGTCCCGACACAACACCTAACACACCCGTCTCCGAACGGGGGCCATGCTCTCCGGAACGACGGCGTTCGTCACGGGTGCCAGCCAGGGGCTAGGCCGAGAAATCGCACGCACGCTCGCCGACCACGGCGCGAACGTCGCGCTCGCCGCCCGCAACGAGGACGGCCTCGCGGAGACGGCGAGCGAGATTCCCGACGACCGGGTGCTCTCGGTTCCGACGGACGTCACCGTCGAGGAGTCCGTCGCCGCGGCCGTCGAGGTGACGGCGGAGGAGTTCGGCGGCCTCGACTGCCTCGTGAACAACGCGGGCGTCGCCGGGCCGACGACGCCCGTCGAGGAGGTGACCGCCGAGGAGTGGCTGCGCGTCCAGGACGTGAACGTCCTCGGGCCGTTCCTCTGTGCCAAACACGCCGCCTCGTACCTCCGCGAGAGCGACCGGGGGAGCCTCGTCACCATCTCCTCGATCGCCGGGAAGCGCCCCTACCCGCTCCGGACGCCCTACGCGGCGTCGAAGATGGCCGTCGTCGGTCTCACGCGGGCGCTCGCCTTCGAACTCGGCGACGACGACGTGACGGTCAACGCCGTCTGCCCCGGCGCCGTCGAGGGCGACCGCATCCGCCGGGTCTTCGAGGCCCGCACCGAGCGCGAGGGTATCTCCCCCGAGGAGGCCGCACAGCGCCAGATTCTGGACGACCTCCCCATCGAGGAACTCGTCCCGCCCGCCGAGGTGGCCGAACTCGTCGCCTACCTCGCCTCGCCGCACGCCCGCCACGTGACCGCACAGGACATCAACGTGGACGCCGGCGCGACCTGGTACTGACCGGCGACACCGACGTCGACGTCGAGGGCGACCGCGGGTCTTTCCGTCCACGCCTCGAACGGACGGTATGGAGGACACGCTCGCCCTCTCGCTCGGGGAGTGGGACCGCGTCGTGGACGCGCTCGACCGCTTCGCCCGGTCGGGGACGGTCACCGCGGGTGCGGACGCGGTCCGCGCCGACTTCGGGAGCGCGTCGCTCGAACTCGCCCGTGACGGGCGCGTCGACGCCGGGATGCCCCTCCACGAGTTCTCGACGACGGGGGAGGTGACGCTCCACTTCGACTTCGAGGCGGGCGAACTCACCGTGGCCGACGAGGGCCTCAGGTACACGTTCAGACGGCCGTAATCGCCCTCGATTTTAAACCGGACGACGGCCAAGGAGTGCCCGTGACCGACGCCGCCGAGGACCCGACCTTCGCCATCCCTGCCCGCCCGGAGCGCCGGTTCTCCTCGACGACCGTCGAGCACGACGGCGGGGTGGTGTTCGTCCTCGCACCCGCCGTCGAACGCGACGAGTCGTCCCTCGACGCGCTGCTCAGGGACGTCCTCGACGGGGGGCCCTACCGCTACGGCGACTGGTTCGACCTCCCCCTGCCGCTCTACCTCGTCCACGACGACGGGACCCGCGACACCTTCCGGGTCGTCGTCCGCGACGGGACCGTCGAACTGCACGTCCTCCCCGAGACGGGGTCGGCGGGACTGCGCGCGCTGTACGACCGCCTCGTGGCGGCGACGGCGTGCGAGTGGACCGTCGACTGTCGCGCCGACGCCTGACACCGCGAGTCACAACCGCTTTGGCCCGTCCCCGCTCAGCGGGAGGTATGACTGTCTCTCGCGTGGTCGAGCTGAAGGGGCACATCATCGACTCGGGGATGATGGGCGGGGCCTTCGGCATCGTCATGGACATGGACGGGTCGTTCGAGGTCGAGACGTTCGAGATCGGGCGCTCGAAGACCGAGGAGTCCTACGCCCGCCTCGTCGTCTCCGCCGACTCCGCCTCGGCGCTCCAGTCCATCGTCCACGAGCTCCATCAGATCGGCGCCAACCCCGCCGACCCGAAGGACGCCACCCTCTCGCCCGCCCCCGAGGACCAGGTCGTCCCCCAGGGGTTCTACTCGACGACCAACCACCCGACGGACGTGCGCTACGACGGGCGCTGGCTGCCCGTCGAGCGCGTCGAGATGGACTGCGCCGTCGTCGTCGAACCGGGCGCCGAGGGTGGCCCCCGGGCGTACACGAAGGTCCTCAACGCCGTCGAGGAGGGCGACCTCGTCGTGGCCGGCGAGGCCGGCGTCCGGGTGCGCCCGCCCGAACGCTCCCGCGGGTCGGAGGGACCGTTCGGGTTCATGCAGGGGGGCGTCTCCGCGGAGCGGCCCTCCGAGTCCACCATCGCCGCCATCGCCGAGTCCATCCGCGAGGTCAAGGAGGAGGGCGGGAAGATACTCGCCGTCTGCGGCCCGGCGCTCATCCACTCTGGCGCGCGCGAGGACCTCGCGCGCCTCGTGAGCGAGGGGTACATCGACATGCTCTCGGCGGGCAACGGCTTCGCCGTCCACGACCTCGAACACGACCTCTACGGCACCTCCCTCGGGATGGACACCGAGACGCTCGACCACCCGCGCAAGGGCCACAAACACCACATCTACACCATCAGCGAGGTAATCCGCGCGGGCTCCATCCGCGAGGCGGTCGAGTCGGAACTCGTCGAGTCCGGCGTGATGTACGAGTGCGTCACCAACGACGTCCCGTTCGTCCTCGCGGGGTCCATCCGCGACGACGGGCCGCTGCCCGACACCATCACCGACGCCATCGAGGCGCAGAACGCCATCCGCGAGCAGGCCCACGAGGCCGACATGGTCCTCCTGCTCTCGACGCTGTTGCACTCGGTCGCGGTCGGTAACTGCCTCCCCTCGACGACGCGGACCGTCTGCGTCGACATCAACCCCTCGACGGTCACGCAACTGCTCGACCGCGGGAGCGCCCAGGCCGTCGGGATGGTCACCGACATCGGGACGTTCGTCCCCATCCTCGCCGAGCACGTCATCTATGGCGGCGAGGAGTGAGGGACGTCGTGCCCCCCGGCGAGCAATCGTGCGCGGTGTGGTTCTTCTGTCTCGACCGTCGCGTTGCACCATCGCCGCGAAATTGTACGTAAAACGATAGTACCGCGGCCGTCGGCGTTGGGAAGGAACTATGGGTACTGTTCGCATGCCTAGCTCCGGGGGTGGCAGTATGACAGCACACAAACCAGTAGTGAGCGAAGAAGCGATAGCGACGCTCGAGGAGTACCTCCGCGGCGACGTCCTGCGGCCGGGCGACCCGGCGTACGACGAGGCGCGCGAGGTGTGGAACGCGATGATAGACCGGCGACCGGGGGCCATCGCCCACTGTGCGGGCCCCGCCGACGTCGTGTCGTCGGTGACCGTCGCGAGCGAGCACGACCTGCTCGTTTCCGTCTACGGCGGCGGGCACAACATCGCGGGCAACGCGGTCTGTGACGACGGCCTCGTCATCGACCTCTCACGGATGCGGTCGATACACGTCGACCCGGAGGCGAAGGTGGCGCACGTCGAACCCGGCGCGACGCTCGCGGAGTTCGACCACGAGGCCCAGGCGTTCGGCCTCGCCACGCCCGTCGGCTACAACTCGACGACGGGTATCGCCGGCCTCACGCTCGGCGGCGGGTTCGGGTGGCTCAGCAGGACGTACGGCCTCACCGCGGACAACCTCCGGTCGGCGGAGGTCGTCACCGCGGACGGGCAGTTCCGTCGCGCCAGCGAGTCGGAGCACGCGGACCTCTTCTGGGGGCTCCGCGGCGGCGGCGGTAACTTCGGCGTCGTGACCTCCTTCGAGTTCGACCTCCACGAGGTCGGCCCGGAGGTGCTCTGTGGCCCGGTCGTCCACGCACTCGACGACGCCGAGGACGTCCTGACGGAGTACCGTGAGGTCGTGGCGGACGTGCCGAACGAGGTGTCGGCGTGGTTCGTCTTCCGACACGCGCCGCCGCTGCCGTTCCTGCCCGAGGAGTGGCACGGCGAGAAGGTGCTCATCCTCGCGCTGTTCTACGCCGGCGACGCCGCCGACGGCGAGGCGGCGCTCCGGCCGGTCAGGGACATCGGCGACCCCGTCGCGGACGCGGTCGGTCCGATGCGCTACGCCGAGTGGCAGGGGATGTTCGACCCGCTGCTCACGCCCGGCGCGCGCAACTACTGGAAGTCCCACAACTTCGAGGAGATGACCGACGGGATGATAACGACGTTCGTCGAGTACGCGGAGACCATCCCGACGCCGCTGTCGGAGATCGCCGTCGCCCAGCTCGGTGGCGCCATCAACGAGGTCCCGACGGGGGCGACGGCGTACCCCCACCGGGACGCGGCGTTCCTGATGAACCTCCACACCCGGTGGGAGGACCCGGCGCTCGACGAGCAGTGCATCGAGTGGACACGCGAACTGTACCACGCGATGACGCCCCACGCGACCGGCGGGGTGTACGTCAACTTCGTCCCGGAGGACGTCGGGGAGGAGCGCGCCGCCTACCGCGAGAACTACGACCGACTGGCCGAACTGAAGGCGACGTACGACCCCGAGAACCTGTTCCGGATGAACCAGAACGTCGCACCGGCTCCCTGAGCGGGGGTCGCCCGCGACCGCCTCTGTTCGACCCGTTCAGCGCCCGTCGGTCAGTGGCACCGCGACGACCGGCCGTTCCGTGCTGAGCAGGAGGTCCTGGGCCGTGCTGCCGAAGATTATTTTGCCCGTGGGGTTGCGCTTGCGGATGCCGATGACGAGTTCGTCCGCCTCGTACTCGTGGGCGGCCGAGAGCAGGTCCTCGGCGGGGCTGTTACCGCGGACGAACTGGTGGGTGGCGACGCTGCACTCGAGGCCCGTCTCGAAGCGTTCGAGCGCCTCGGTCCCGCCGCGCACGTCGTCCCCCCGGGTCGCGTCGCCGCCCTTCTGGGAGTTGACGACGTACACCTCGTCGTCGGGGGTCACGCGCCCCGAGAGGTACTCCACCAGTCGGTCGCTCGTCTCGACACCGTTCGTTCCGACGACGAACCGTACCATACCGTAGAGGGACACGCCCGACCGTGATAAACGTCCCCGCCGACCGGGGGTCGTTCGCCCACCCACGGCCGTCCTGTCACTGGCTCAGTGAAATCGAGGGACGGAGCCGATTCGTGCTGCCGACGCACAAAGGCATAAGCCGCCGCCGCCCTAATATAAAGGCGGTCCACATTCATGGTAGACAACTCGCAGCTCGCCCGGAGCAAGTCGATCCACCGACAGACCGGGCCGACGTTCTACTTCGCGACGCGCGTGCTGCCCGAGCGCGTCCGACGGCCCACGTACGTGCTCTACGCGTTCTTCCGCATCGCGGACGAGGTGGTCGACAACGAGGACTCCGACCTCACGCCCGGCGAGCAGCGAGCGCGGCTGGCCGACATCCGCGACCAGGCGCTCGGGCGGCAGCCCCCCGAGGACCCCGTACTGGCCGCGTTCAGCGAGCTCCGCGAGGAGGTGGGTATCGAGGACGAGGAGGTGGAGGTGTTCGTCGACGCGATGCTCACCGACATCGAGAAGACCCGCTACGAGACCTACGAGGAACTGGAGGCGTACATGCGGGGGTCGGCGTCCGCCGTCGGGGAGATGATGACGACGGTGATGAACCCCGACCAGCACGAGGAGGCCCGCCCCTACGCCCGGGCGCTCGGGGAGGCCTTCCAGCTCACCAACTTCCTGCGGGACGTCCGGGAGGACATCGTCGACCGGGGGCGTATCTACCTCCCACAGGAGACGCTCCGGAAGTACGACGTCACCGACGCGCAACTGGAGCGCTTCGAGGTCGACGAGGCGTTCCGCGAGGTGATGCGCGCCGAACTGCGCCGCGCCGAGGGACGCTACCGGGAGGGGGTCGCCGGCATCAAGTTCCTCCCGAGGGACTGCCAGTTCGCCGTCCTGCTCGCGGCGGTGCTGTACGCCGAACACCACCGCCTCATCCGGGGGCGGGACTACGACGTACTCTCGACGACGCCACAACTGAGCACCGCCCGCAAGACGTGGGTCGCGGCCAAGACCCGCGCCTACTGGGCGTTCTCGAAGGACCCCGAGACGGTGTTCGCGAAGGTGAGCGCCATCCCCATGACGGGCGACCGCCACGCCGAACCCGGCGCCGGCGAACCCCAGCCCGTCCGCTGATTCTCACTCCGCCGCCCGCTCGTCGCGCAGCGCCCGGATGACGTCCTCGCGCGTCACGATGCCGACCAGCCGTTCGTCCTCGTCGACCACCGGCAGGCGGTTGATGGTGCCGGAGAGCAGTTCGAGCACCCGGTCGAGGTCGTCGTCCGGTGCGACGGTGACGACGTCCGCCGTCATCACCTCGCTGACGGGGCGGTTCACGTTCCGCGCGAGGTCGATACCCAGGTCG
This genomic window contains:
- a CDS encoding mechanosensitive ion channel family protein, with translation MGGVAVVLTPLQAEFNGSNDSGEGNVSLTPDRVGPVGETLRDVGVPYAEVFGGLITLVGVFLALYLLGRTVGLPLVRRALAARDVEGDAQRPLVRIARIVLAFAALAVGFAVGGYGNLLSSFTTIGAAATLAIGFALRDLIANFVAGVFIYVDRPFRIGHWIEWPSSGDLPSQGIVTDISLRVTRIQTFDNEIITVPNAKLTENEILNPTARDRLRISFTFGIGYEDDIQRATDIIVEEATAHPKVLEHPTPTVQLSEDPLADSYVGLDSWFWIDTPNRRKYLTVRSEVVRAVKERFEEAGIDIPYPQIDLSGRVETGPPRRPLERSPDGD
- a CDS encoding HAD family hydrolase — encoded protein: MSYDAVVFDNDGVLTEITDWAVLRGAAADAFASFDVDPSDDDLRTVLSHVTVDGLEAVCARHGIDPEAFWYRRDTNYADVQRREIRDGRKPLYDDVDAVRALDLPKGIVSSNQHATVEYILSHYGLHDHFETYYGRQPTVEDVRRKKPDAHFIDRALVDLGTRNALYVGDSESDVEAAHNAGIDSAFLRRPHRADAVLSTDPTYEFETLAALTELV
- a CDS encoding M24 family metallopeptidase → MTTRLPDGEYDARLERVRDRLARTACGAAVVFDATNVAYLTGFHHVATERPVALAVTADRVAVTVPRLEVERVTDNPRIDTVHDYFDYPGGMPMATVASMLRHLDVDRVYADADGAPGVMGYSGPPLSSYVEVTVQDWVSRMRWSKSDAEVALLRESARWANLGHRRLADALVPGAHPATVGQRASTAASRAMLDTLGERYVPRVRGDGPVSVGLVSDGETALPHGHTPNRRLREGSVVVTGATANVDGYGAELERTMFVGDPTDEDVHYFEVMCEAGRVAVDALAPGVPVADVDQAVWDYFLEQGVTDLARHHTGHGLGLAPHEPPYLDRGWGDADEDPGNHVVEPGHVYAVEPGLYTERAGYRHSDTVAVTEDGVERLTYFPRSLGENVVR
- a CDS encoding fumarylacetoacetate hydrolase family protein, whose protein sequence is MKLARIATDDGTVTGEVDPETGVVTADASYEPEAYDLLAPCEPTALYCVGRNYAATLDQMDYDRPEEPDFFIKPPVSVLAPGAPIEYPSFTEEFTYAGELAAVVDRECHDLAPEEVDDALRGYTIMNDLDALDQQGRTARKAFDGSGPLGPYIETDLDPADIEMRTLVAGEERQSATTAQMLFTPREVVSYLSERFTFKPGDVVAFGSPANPGLLEPGDEVEITYEGVGTLRNTVV
- a CDS encoding gamma carbonic anhydrase family protein; protein product: MDSRHYHFEGDGPRIHGNAYVSREATLVGDVTVESNANVWPGAVLRGDVGPVRVGRESHVGENTAIHVSTVGERSMVASGAVLNDADVGDGVLVGFNATVNDCEVGEGSIVAAGAVVLGSTAVPPESFVSGVPASTRPLSETNLDAAGLFEAYSTGKYANLAARHEELFE
- a CDS encoding SOS response-associated peptidase; this encodes MCGRYSLFTPPEDLESRFDATFDVEYRPRYNAAPGQRLPVIRDAAPGTIGESRWGLIPAWADDDTGGLINARAETLSEKPAFREAYERRRCLVLADGFYEWVETEDGKRPYRVTRRDDEPFALAGLWETWTPEEKQTGLDEFGGGGPDRSVDPVETFTIVTREPTPFLADYHHRMALLLRPADESAWLDGERVEAVEPPDDDALRAYPVSTLVNDPSNDSPAVVREA
- a CDS encoding SDR family NAD(P)-dependent oxidoreductase — encoded protein: MLSGTTAFVTGASQGLGREIARTLADHGANVALAARNEDGLAETASEIPDDRVLSVPTDVTVEESVAAAVEVTAEEFGGLDCLVNNAGVAGPTTPVEEVTAEEWLRVQDVNVLGPFLCAKHAASYLRESDRGSLVTISSIAGKRPYPLRTPYAASKMAVVGLTRALAFELGDDDVTVNAVCPGAVEGDRIRRVFEARTEREGISPEEAAQRQILDDLPIEELVPPAEVAELVAYLASPHARHVTAQDINVDAGATWY
- a CDS encoding TIGR00300 family protein → MTVSRVVELKGHIIDSGMMGGAFGIVMDMDGSFEVETFEIGRSKTEESYARLVVSADSASALQSIVHELHQIGANPADPKDATLSPAPEDQVVPQGFYSTTNHPTDVRYDGRWLPVERVEMDCAVVVEPGAEGGPRAYTKVLNAVEEGDLVVAGEAGVRVRPPERSRGSEGPFGFMQGGVSAERPSESTIAAIAESIREVKEEGGKILAVCGPALIHSGAREDLARLVSEGYIDMLSAGNGFAVHDLEHDLYGTSLGMDTETLDHPRKGHKHHIYTISEVIRAGSIREAVESELVESGVMYECVTNDVPFVLAGSIRDDGPLPDTITDAIEAQNAIREQAHEADMVLLLSTLLHSVAVGNCLPSTTRTVCVDINPSTVTQLLDRGSAQAVGMVTDIGTFVPILAEHVIYGGEE
- a CDS encoding FAD-binding oxidoreductase; the encoded protein is MTAHKPVVSEEAIATLEEYLRGDVLRPGDPAYDEAREVWNAMIDRRPGAIAHCAGPADVVSSVTVASEHDLLVSVYGGGHNIAGNAVCDDGLVIDLSRMRSIHVDPEAKVAHVEPGATLAEFDHEAQAFGLATPVGYNSTTGIAGLTLGGGFGWLSRTYGLTADNLRSAEVVTADGQFRRASESEHADLFWGLRGGGGNFGVVTSFEFDLHEVGPEVLCGPVVHALDDAEDVLTEYREVVADVPNEVSAWFVFRHAPPLPFLPEEWHGEKVLILALFYAGDAADGEAALRPVRDIGDPVADAVGPMRYAEWQGMFDPLLTPGARNYWKSHNFEEMTDGMITTFVEYAETIPTPLSEIAVAQLGGAINEVPTGATAYPHRDAAFLMNLHTRWEDPALDEQCIEWTRELYHAMTPHATGGVYVNFVPEDVGEERAAYRENYDRLAELKATYDPENLFRMNQNVAPAP
- a CDS encoding universal stress protein; translated protein: MVRFVVGTNGVETSDRLVEYLSGRVTPDDEVYVVNSQKGGDATRGDDVRGGTEALERFETGLECSVATHQFVRGNSPAEDLLSAAHEYEADELVIGIRKRNPTGKIIFGSTAQDLLLSTERPVVAVPLTDGR